Proteins found in one Planctomycetes bacterium MalM25 genomic segment:
- the arnC_2 gene encoding Undecaprenyl-phosphate 4-deoxy-4-formamido-L-arabinose transferase, which produces MSTPPDEGDHAPEGARRISVVVPLLNEEATLAELHHQLLAVAEAEGYDLQIVFVDDGSTDHSWEIIRTLAAERPRTEGVRFRRNFGKADALSAGFAVATAPVIVTMDADLQDDPAEIPKLLQKLGPGEGGDSYDVVSGWKFDRQDPWHKRWPSLVFNALVSRLMKVKLHDHNCGLKAYRREALEEVRLYGELHRFVPVLAAARGYRVAEVAVHHRAREHGHSKYGASRIVKGLLDLITVKFLTGYGDRPQHLLGGVGLLGFLAGGLGLTYLAVRWIVSRLVPGLEPLHLHETASLFYSLALCLVGSQFLSVGLLGAMITALLTRDEPSYSIAEQTADDPDTAPR; this is translated from the coding sequence ATGAGCACTCCACCGGACGAAGGCGATCACGCTCCGGAAGGGGCGAGGCGTATCTCGGTCGTTGTGCCGTTGCTCAACGAAGAGGCGACCCTCGCCGAGCTGCACCACCAGCTCCTGGCCGTCGCCGAAGCCGAGGGTTACGACCTGCAGATCGTCTTCGTCGACGACGGCTCGACCGACCACTCCTGGGAGATCATCCGCACTCTCGCCGCCGAGCGCCCGCGGACCGAAGGGGTCCGCTTCCGCCGCAACTTTGGCAAGGCGGACGCGCTGAGCGCGGGTTTCGCCGTCGCCACGGCGCCGGTCATCGTCACCATGGACGCCGACCTGCAAGACGACCCGGCGGAGATCCCCAAGCTGCTTCAGAAGCTCGGCCCCGGCGAGGGCGGCGATTCGTACGACGTCGTCAGCGGTTGGAAGTTCGACCGCCAAGACCCGTGGCACAAACGGTGGCCCTCGCTCGTGTTCAACGCGCTGGTCAGCCGCCTGATGAAAGTCAAACTGCACGATCACAACTGCGGCCTGAAGGCGTACCGCCGCGAGGCGCTCGAGGAGGTCCGTCTGTACGGCGAGCTGCACCGCTTCGTGCCGGTGCTCGCGGCGGCGCGCGGTTACCGCGTGGCGGAGGTCGCCGTGCACCACCGGGCGCGCGAGCACGGCCACTCGAAGTACGGCGCGTCGCGCATCGTGAAGGGCCTGCTCGATCTGATCACGGTCAAGTTCCTCACCGGCTACGGCGACCGACCGCAGCACCTGCTGGGGGGCGTCGGCCTCCTCGGCTTCCTGGCGGGCGGGCTCGGGCTGACCTACCTGGCGGTGCGGTGGATCGTGTCGCGCCTCGTGCCGGGGCTCGAACCGCTCCACCTGCACGAGACCGCTTCGCTGTTCTACTCCCTGGCGCTGTGCCTGGTCGGTTCGCAGTTCCTCTCGGTCGGCTTGCTGGGCGCGATGATCACCGCCCTGCTGACACGCGACGAGCCGAGCTACTCCATCGCCGAACAGACCGCCGACGATCCCGACACAGCGCCCCGATGA
- a CDS encoding putative inner membrane protein, whose translation MSQKSKKRPSKQADQPADGPRRPTGGELVRGAPRVISLIILLGVAAFIGVLFFRVMAAFLVPLFLAAVLTVVCKPMHSWVLSHLNGRKHLAALASTSLIALMVLAPSAYFVWKAFVETTAVVEYLSDDAVRANIVDRFGGRAESLESWVRSSVDEGFTLQEFVKNASEYLQSVVQSKALGWGASGFAAVVSFCIGLAITIFALYYFFADGPAIVESLMHLSPLDDDYERQLLNKFTSVSRAVVLATLLSAMVQGLLAGIGYYFALEPGSPIFLLTVLTMLLAIVPFVGATAVWIPVALWVFFLQEDGFWPGILLAIYGGGLVSTIDNVIKPLVLHGQSNLHPLLALLSVLGGLQLLGPIGILVGPMLVAFMQALLEMVRKELDILQAESAAADSSTASSAAAESPTA comes from the coding sequence GTGTCCCAGAAGTCGAAGAAGCGACCCAGCAAGCAGGCCGACCAACCGGCCGACGGCCCACGCCGACCCACGGGGGGCGAACTGGTCCGTGGCGCGCCGCGGGTGATCTCGCTGATCATCCTGTTGGGCGTGGCGGCGTTCATCGGGGTGCTGTTCTTCCGGGTTATGGCCGCCTTCCTCGTGCCGCTCTTCTTGGCCGCCGTGCTGACGGTCGTGTGCAAGCCGATGCACAGCTGGGTTCTTAGCCACCTGAACGGCCGGAAGCACCTGGCCGCGTTGGCCAGCACCTCTCTGATCGCCCTCATGGTGCTGGCGCCGAGCGCCTACTTCGTGTGGAAGGCGTTCGTCGAGACGACCGCCGTCGTCGAGTACCTGAGCGACGACGCGGTGCGTGCCAACATTGTGGATCGCTTCGGCGGCCGGGCGGAGAGCCTTGAGTCGTGGGTCCGTTCGTCGGTCGACGAGGGCTTCACGCTGCAAGAGTTCGTCAAGAACGCCTCGGAGTACCTCCAGTCGGTCGTGCAGTCCAAGGCGCTCGGCTGGGGGGCGAGCGGCTTTGCGGCCGTGGTGAGCTTCTGCATCGGGCTCGCGATCACGATCTTCGCGCTCTACTACTTCTTCGCGGACGGGCCGGCGATCGTCGAATCGCTCATGCACCTCTCGCCGCTCGACGACGACTACGAGCGCCAGCTGCTCAATAAGTTCACGTCGGTCAGCCGCGCCGTGGTGCTGGCGACGCTCCTCTCGGCGATGGTGCAGGGGCTGTTGGCTGGGATCGGTTACTACTTCGCCTTGGAGCCCGGCTCGCCGATCTTCTTGCTGACGGTGCTGACGATGCTGCTGGCGATCGTGCCGTTCGTGGGGGCGACCGCCGTCTGGATCCCGGTGGCGCTGTGGGTCTTCTTCCTGCAGGAGGACGGCTTCTGGCCCGGCATCCTGCTGGCGATCTACGGGGGGGGGCTCGTCTCGACGATCGACAACGTGATCAAGCCGCTGGTGCTGCACGGGCAGTCGAACCTGCACCCGCTGCTAGCACTGCTCAGCGTGCTGGGAGGCCTCCAGCTGCTGGGGCCGATCGGCATCCTCGTGGGGCCGATGCTCGTGGCGTTCATGCAGGCCCTGCTGGAGATGGTCCGCAAGGAATTGGACATCCTCCAGGCCGAGTCGGCGGCCGCCGACTCCTCAACCGCCTCGTCGGCCGCCGCCGAGTCCCCGACCGCCTAG